A region of Clostridium acetobutylicum ATCC 824 DNA encodes the following proteins:
- a CDS encoding anaerobic C4-dicarboxylate transporter family protein, whose amino-acid sequence MFWVELVIVLAIIFLGVRKGGTFLAMAGGLGMLIMTFGLHVAPADPPITVILIMIAVICAAATMQACGGLDFLVKIAEKILRKNPKMLTILAPVIAYIFTFMSGTGHIVYSLLPVINEIAIDTGIRPERPISASIVSSQQAITACPISAATVAVLAFMAKAQYTSVNIFTLLIVCIPATLVGTVLCALAVIKKGKELADDPEFQARVSEGKIQDFSKVERNEKPSTKEAKISVIIFLIAMVSIVFLGAANKLLPVFAHNTKLPLTTVIQIFMLTAAAITVLATKLDSAKILEQPVFTTGMFAVVLAFGLCWLVNTFISDQASFITKNMSVLTNQYPWIYIIAVFVVGAITTSQSSTTMIMVPIGIALGLPVNIIIAGWLACSSNYFIPASGQCVAAIAFDSAGTTKIGKYVLNHSYMLPGLVCTIASVGVALVLGAIVF is encoded by the coding sequence ATGTTTTGGGTAGAGTTAGTAATCGTTCTTGCTATTATTTTTCTAGGTGTACGAAAAGGTGGTACATTCTTGGCAATGGCTGGTGGACTTGGAATGTTAATTATGACATTTGGGTTACATGTAGCACCAGCTGATCCGCCTATTACAGTAATTTTGATTATGATTGCAGTAATTTGCGCTGCAGCTACAATGCAAGCATGTGGAGGATTGGATTTTTTAGTTAAGATAGCGGAAAAGATACTTCGAAAAAATCCTAAGATGCTTACAATTTTGGCACCGGTTATTGCTTATATTTTCACATTTATGAGTGGAACAGGTCATATTGTATACAGCTTACTTCCAGTTATTAATGAAATTGCGATTGATACAGGAATTCGTCCAGAACGTCCAATTTCAGCATCTATTGTTTCATCACAGCAGGCTATAACAGCTTGTCCAATTTCAGCAGCTACTGTAGCAGTATTGGCGTTTATGGCTAAAGCACAATATACTTCTGTTAATATTTTTACATTACTTATTGTCTGTATTCCAGCAACATTAGTTGGAACCGTTTTATGTGCATTAGCAGTGATAAAGAAAGGAAAAGAATTAGCAGATGATCCTGAATTTCAAGCTCGTGTATCTGAAGGAAAGATTCAAGACTTCTCTAAAGTAGAAAGAAATGAAAAACCCTCTACTAAAGAAGCAAAAATTTCTGTAATAATCTTTTTAATTGCAATGGTTAGTATTGTATTCTTAGGAGCAGCAAACAAGCTTCTTCCAGTATTCGCACATAACACAAAATTACCACTTACAACTGTAATTCAAATTTTTATGCTTACAGCTGCAGCTATTACAGTTCTTGCAACTAAACTTGATAGTGCAAAAATTTTAGAACAACCAGTATTCACAACAGGAATGTTTGCAGTAGTATTAGCATTTGGTCTTTGTTGGTTAGTAAATACATTTATTAGCGATCAAGCTTCTTTTATCACTAAAAATATGTCTGTATTAACAAATCAATATCCGTGGATTTATATTATAGCAGTTTTTGTAGTCGGTGCAATTACTACTAGTCAATCTTCCACAACAATGATTATGGTACCGATTGGTATTGCCTTGGGGCTTCCAGTTAATATCATTATTGCAGGCTGGCTTGCTTGCAGTTCAAACTACTTTATTCCAGCATCCGGACAGTGTGTTGCTGCGATAGCATTTGATTCTGCAGGAACTACAAAAATAGGTAAATATGTGTTGAATCATAGTTATATGCTTCCAGGACTTGTATGTACAATAGCATCTGTAGGAGTGGCATTGGTACTTGGTGCAATCGTTTTCTAG
- a CDS encoding MFS transporter — MLNKESLECEGIHYRLQVIFLFIASICVGTGIYEWIPLTNVLQQSFHVGQEQIIFIGSVFSLFYAIGFLIFGWLANYVEIKKLLIVGTLLLMISTFLIGFATNYKLMIVFRAIQGIFAASFAPLGFSIIVKMFPESKRIAGISAITTGFVMAGILGQLYGSIIANSYSWSVVFWLQALIYLMIIISMIFLVPKTDKVSERPTSFIGELVKLLISKSLFPCYVITLTLLFCFVGMYTVMGMFFQKDFGLNNEKILWIRGIGIIGMIGSMVFAKLSKKIGVGNILSLGLVCASIGVLIIGISNNVGLSVAMSVVFVFGITISLPMVVSSIGTLAGKKSGNAMTLYTFVLFIGATVGPIVCNRIIESGSYPLAFIFLAVVLGISFIASLIVRKTI; from the coding sequence ATGTTAAATAAAGAATCATTAGAATGTGAAGGAATACATTACAGATTACAGGTGATATTTCTCTTTATAGCAAGTATCTGTGTAGGTACGGGTATTTATGAATGGATTCCGCTCACCAATGTGTTACAGCAGAGTTTTCATGTAGGACAAGAACAAATTATTTTTATAGGAAGTGTGTTTTCGTTATTTTATGCAATAGGCTTCCTAATTTTTGGTTGGTTAGCTAATTATGTTGAAATAAAAAAACTATTAATTGTGGGAACTTTATTATTGATGATCTCAACATTTCTGATAGGATTTGCAACAAATTATAAACTTATGATAGTTTTCCGTGCTATTCAAGGTATATTTGCAGCTTCTTTTGCACCACTAGGCTTTTCTATTATAGTTAAGATGTTTCCGGAATCTAAACGTATAGCTGGTATTAGTGCCATTACTACAGGATTTGTTATGGCAGGTATTTTAGGACAATTGTATGGAAGTATAATAGCTAATTCATATTCATGGTCAGTTGTATTTTGGCTGCAAGCATTAATTTATTTGATGATTATTATTTCCATGATATTTCTTGTGCCCAAAACAGATAAAGTTTCAGAGAGACCTACAAGCTTCATTGGTGAATTAGTAAAATTGTTAATAAGTAAGTCACTTTTTCCATGTTACGTGATTACATTGACTTTGCTTTTCTGCTTTGTTGGTATGTATACTGTAATGGGAATGTTTTTTCAAAAAGACTTTGGTCTTAATAATGAAAAAATCTTATGGATTAGAGGAATTGGTATTATTGGAATGATAGGTTCAATGGTATTTGCCAAATTATCAAAAAAAATAGGAGTAGGTAATATTCTATCTTTAGGGCTTGTGTGTGCTTCAATAGGCGTTTTAATTATTGGTATATCAAATAATGTAGGTCTATCAGTTGCGATGAGTGTAGTTTTTGTATTTGGAATTACCATATCATTGCCAATGGTTGTTTCATCAATAGGGACTTTGGCTGGGAAGAAAAGTGGAAATGCAATGACGCTATATACATTTGTATTGTTTATAGGAGCAACAGTAGGACCAATTGTATGTAATCGCATTATAGAAAGTGGAAGCTACCCTTTGGCATTTATATTTTTAGCTGTTGTTTTAGGTATTAGTTTTATTGCTTCACTAATAGTAAGAAAAACTATATAA
- a CDS encoding SDR family oxidoreductase, with the protein MMGKGLVLVTGGSGFIAVHIILKLLNQGYGVRATLRTLSRKDEVKSMLAQGGITDFANLEFIQTDLTSDMNWMEAATGATYVIHVASPTPAIRPDDGDAMVKMAVDGTLRVMKVAKAAGVKRVVLTSASGAVLSGHKSHPDIFTEEDWTNLSGDIDAYQRSKTMAELAAWEFAKKENMEFSVVNPVAVMGPVLGKDFSHSNQIIRSMLTGKMPFLLKIGFDYVDVRDVADLHLLAMIRSEAVGQRFIATTGENLTYKEEAKILQRSLGGAAKKVSIKEMPNFIVKFLAFFMKDLRMPATFLGQNTACSNAKAKKLLGWQPRSAEEAIIATGKSMVELGLVDK; encoded by the coding sequence ATGATGGGAAAAGGATTGGTATTAGTAACAGGGGGAAGTGGTTTCATAGCCGTACACATAATCTTGAAACTTTTAAATCAGGGATATGGCGTTCGAGCAACGCTTCGCACATTATCACGTAAGGATGAGGTCAAATCAATGCTAGCTCAAGGAGGTATAACTGATTTTGCAAATCTAGAGTTCATTCAGACAGATTTAACAAGTGATATGAATTGGATGGAAGCTGCAACTGGTGCTACTTACGTCATTCATGTAGCATCGCCAACACCAGCCATACGTCCTGACGATGGAGATGCAATGGTGAAAATGGCGGTTGATGGTACTTTGCGTGTGATGAAGGTGGCTAAAGCAGCTGGCGTTAAACGTGTAGTCCTAACTTCTGCTTCGGGGGCAGTGCTTTCAGGACATAAATCTCACCCTGACATTTTTACAGAGGAAGATTGGACGAACTTGTCGGGGGATATTGATGCGTATCAACGTTCAAAAACCATGGCAGAACTCGCGGCTTGGGAATTTGCAAAGAAAGAGAATATGGAGTTTTCAGTTGTCAATCCAGTGGCAGTGATGGGACCTGTACTAGGCAAGGACTTTTCTCACTCCAATCAAATTATTCGTTCCATGCTTACTGGAAAAATGCCATTCCTCTTAAAAATTGGTTTTGATTACGTTGATGTGCGAGACGTAGCAGACTTACATTTGTTAGCAATGATACGTTCAGAAGCCGTAGGACAGCGATTTATTGCTACCACAGGGGAAAATCTCACATATAAAGAAGAAGCGAAGATTTTACAGAGATCTTTAGGCGGCGCAGCTAAAAAAGTCTCCATAAAAGAAATGCCAAATTTTATCGTGAAGTTTTTGGCATTTTTTATGAAGGATTTGCGTATGCCAGCTACATTTCTAGGCCAAAACACAGCCTGTAGCAATGCAAAAGCAAAAAAATTGCTTGGCTGGCAGCCAAGATCAGCAGAAGAAGCAATTATAGCAACTGGGAAAAGCATGGTTGAACTTGGATTAGTTGATAAATAG
- a CDS encoding sugar phosphate isomerase/epimerase family protein, with protein sequence MKFAPMNYHYLRYPIEKFLDKVEESPFDSIDLYCSAPQLNIFDYSLGKLIELDRNIRRRKLNVMAITPENCTYPVNFCTPDIITRESSIRYYQRAIDTAEFLGCSNVQISTGFGYFNQPRDEAWKYCQESLAQVIAYCERKNVRLMLEELKATTTNVLISSKDISNMIREIDSANIVGMIDLDQMTYAGETIDDYFDNLGEKIQHIHFNDRGHTVPGDGDFPMKEYYSALKKRGYTGNVSFEICDRRYYCNPDKAIDDIVSWMKENTNELE encoded by the coding sequence ATGAAATTTGCTCCTATGAATTATCATTATTTGCGTTACCCAATAGAAAAATTTCTTGATAAGGTAGAAGAATCTCCATTTGATAGTATTGATCTTTATTGTTCAGCACCGCAATTAAATATTTTTGATTATTCACTTGGAAAACTAATTGAATTGGATAGAAATATTCGAAGAAGAAAGCTAAATGTAATGGCAATTACACCTGAAAACTGCACGTATCCTGTTAACTTTTGTACACCGGATATTATTACAAGAGAATCAAGTATTCGCTATTATCAAAGAGCAATAGATACAGCTGAATTTTTAGGATGCAGCAATGTTCAAATTAGTACAGGGTTTGGATATTTTAATCAGCCAAGAGATGAAGCGTGGAAGTATTGTCAGGAGTCTTTAGCTCAGGTTATAGCTTACTGTGAAAGAAAAAACGTTAGATTAATGCTTGAGGAATTAAAAGCAACCACAACTAATGTATTGATTTCGAGTAAGGATATTTCAAATATGATTCGTGAAATCGATTCCGCGAATATTGTAGGGATGATAGATTTAGATCAGATGACATATGCAGGAGAGACAATTGACGATTATTTTGATAATCTTGGCGAAAAAATTCAGCATATTCATTTTAACGATAGAGGGCATACAGTACCAGGAGATGGAGATTTTCCAATGAAAGAATATTATAGCGCACTCAAAAAAAGAGGTTATACAGGGAATGTTTCTTTTGAAATTTGTGATAGAAGATATTATTGCAATCCTGATAAAGCTATTGATGATATTGTTTCTTGGATGAAAGAGAATACAAATGAATTAGAATAG
- a CDS encoding SIS domain-containing protein: MDYSSKDIKSIISEILDKKKAKGGVKSIYVVGCGGSLGALYPAKTFMEKECTSIKSAWINSSEFIHSTPKDFGVNSIICLACHKGNTPETIAAAKLGKEMGATVIILTWLKESEIIEFGDYIIRYTFDASPDHLKGDIDYSGEKTICALLVAVELLAQTEGYENYNKFYEGTKMISNIIKNARNHVAERAVKFAEKYKDDSVIYTMGSGASYGAAYMESICIFMEMQWLNSSSIHTGEYFHGPFEITDANRPFMIQISEGSTRDLDERALKFLNTYAKRIEVLDAKELGLSTIDASVVDYFNHSLFNNVYPIYNHELATKREHPLPTRRYMWKVEY, from the coding sequence ATGGATTATTCTAGCAAAGATATTAAAAGTATTATTTCTGAAATTCTTGATAAAAAGAAAGCAAAAGGCGGAGTGAAAAGTATTTATGTTGTAGGATGTGGAGGATCTTTAGGAGCCCTTTATCCAGCAAAAACTTTTATGGAAAAAGAATGTACTTCAATTAAATCTGCATGGATTAATAGTAGTGAGTTCATTCACAGTACACCAAAAGATTTTGGAGTAAATTCAATAATATGTTTAGCATGTCATAAGGGAAATACACCAGAAACAATTGCGGCTGCAAAACTTGGTAAGGAAATGGGAGCAACTGTTATTATTCTAACATGGCTTAAAGAATCAGAAATCATCGAATTTGGCGATTATATTATTCGTTATACCTTTGATGCTAGTCCAGATCATCTTAAAGGAGATATTGACTATTCAGGTGAAAAGACAATATGTGCCCTTTTGGTTGCAGTAGAGCTTTTAGCTCAGACAGAAGGATATGAAAACTACAATAAATTCTATGAAGGTACTAAAATGATTAGCAATATTATAAAAAATGCTCGTAATCATGTTGCAGAGAGAGCAGTGAAATTTGCTGAAAAGTATAAAGATGATTCAGTTATTTATACTATGGGAAGTGGCGCAAGTTATGGAGCTGCTTACATGGAGAGTATCTGCATTTTTATGGAGATGCAATGGCTTAATTCTAGTAGTATTCACACTGGCGAATATTTCCACGGGCCTTTTGAAATTACCGATGCAAACCGTCCGTTCATGATTCAGATTTCTGAGGGTTCAACACGTGATTTGGATGAAAGAGCTCTTAAATTTTTAAATACCTATGCAAAGCGTATAGAGGTATTGGATGCTAAAGAACTTGGTCTTTCTACAATTGATGCTTCTGTTGTTGACTATTTTAATCATTCATTGTTCAATAATGTGTATCCTATATACAACCATGAACTTGCAACAAAACGTGAGCATCCGTTACCTACTCGTCGCTATATGTGGAAAGTGGAATATTAA
- a CDS encoding M28 family metallopeptidase, producing MNNIKLLKLITRERPVGTETNKEILNYLEQEFMKSGYEVTSLPFDCVVWKHKKSIIKSEDIELEINPSPFSKPFNGIGEIVIIEYLKELQNQNLSGKIIVLCGEVSERPIQPKNFPFYYPDEDKFIISSIEAKKPKAIICITGKSKLSGMNPFTMFEDGNFSIPSAYMSIDMLPQLKKLIGESPFVLLLINSENKMATSRQLVANKKIANSKGKIVVCAHIDTKYDTLGALDNAAGICVLMNVMNCFKKVTYPIDIDFVPFNSEEYFGASGEVNYLNNNQNKILLVINIDSPCHINSQSAISYYNINESQREIINDSMKKYEKIVNGHEWYAGDHCAFALKGIPCLAVTSSDLFEGALEYTHTFKDTLDTIDPALITTTAEFISDVIKNWIK from the coding sequence ATGAACAATATCAAGTTATTAAAATTAATTACAAGAGAGAGACCAGTAGGGACTGAAACTAATAAAGAGATATTGAATTATCTTGAACAAGAATTTATGAAATCAGGTTATGAGGTTACATCTTTACCATTTGATTGTGTTGTTTGGAAACATAAAAAATCTATAATAAAATCTGAAGATATAGAATTAGAGATTAATCCTAGTCCATTTTCAAAGCCTTTTAATGGGATAGGAGAGATAGTTATTATAGAATATTTAAAAGAATTACAAAATCAAAATTTGAGTGGGAAAATTATCGTATTATGTGGTGAAGTATCTGAAAGACCCATACAACCTAAAAATTTTCCGTTTTATTATCCAGATGAAGATAAGTTTATTATTTCATCAATAGAAGCTAAGAAACCCAAAGCTATTATATGTATTACAGGAAAAAGTAAGCTTAGTGGAATGAATCCTTTTACTATGTTTGAGGATGGGAATTTTTCTATTCCCTCTGCATATATGAGTATTGATATGTTGCCACAATTAAAAAAATTAATAGGAGAAAGTCCATTTGTTTTACTATTAATTAATTCTGAAAACAAAATGGCAACAAGTAGACAATTAGTAGCAAATAAAAAAATTGCCAATTCAAAAGGAAAAATTGTAGTATGTGCACATATAGATACTAAATATGATACCTTGGGTGCACTTGATAATGCTGCTGGCATTTGTGTTTTAATGAATGTAATGAATTGTTTTAAGAAGGTTACATACCCAATTGATATAGATTTTGTTCCATTTAACAGTGAGGAGTATTTTGGTGCAAGTGGAGAAGTTAATTATCTTAATAATAATCAGAACAAAATTCTATTAGTAATAAATATTGATTCACCATGTCATATCAATTCACAAAGTGCGATTTCCTATTATAATATAAATGAAAGTCAAAGGGAAATCATAAATGATAGTATGAAGAAATATGAAAAAATAGTTAATGGTCATGAATGGTATGCTGGAGACCACTGTGCATTTGCTTTAAAAGGTATACCTTGTTTAGCTGTTACATCATCCGATTTATTTGAGGGTGCTTTAGAATATACACATACATTTAAAGATACATTGGATACAATTGACCCCGCATTGATAACTACGACTGCTGAATTTATATCTGATGTAATCAAGAATTGGATTAAGTAA
- a CDS encoding TetR/AcrR family transcriptional regulator has translation MAATNHAQAIKKDTKDFITTALLQMLAKEKLQALTVSQICKRAGVSRMAFYRNFNGLEQILYEYYQPKIGAMFDTIRENPQFSAKFDSQLKFFNTFGDDIILSIDRGFEPIIQQIFKEEIEKFYFKDNDEHWTTFMSAGVYAIWRKWLLDGRQKPLKEIMDFFKQFDMIKGNV, from the coding sequence ATGGCAGCTACTAATCACGCACAAGCCATAAAAAAAGATACGAAAGATTTTATCACAACAGCGTTACTTCAAATGTTAGCAAAAGAAAAGTTGCAGGCACTGACAGTTTCTCAAATTTGTAAACGAGCAGGTGTAAGTCGTATGGCTTTTTACCGCAACTTTAACGGACTTGAACAAATTTTGTATGAATATTACCAGCCAAAAATTGGTGCTATGTTTGATACAATTCGTGAAAATCCTCAATTCTCAGCCAAATTTGATAGCCAATTAAAATTTTTTAATACCTTTGGTGATGATATAATCTTATCCATTGATCGTGGATTTGAGCCAATTATTCAGCAGATTTTCAAAGAAGAAATAGAGAAATTTTATTTCAAAGATAATGATGAACATTGGACAACTTTCATGTCAGCCGGTGTTTACGCCATTTGGCGAAAATGGTTGCTTGATGGACGACAAAAACCACTGAAAGAGATAATGGACTTTTTCAAACAATTTGACATGATAAAAGGTAATGTTTAG
- a CDS encoding flavodoxin family protein: protein MKVIGINGSARKDGNTSILIKTVFKELEKEGIETELIELSGKTIKGCMGCFCCKEKKQCIIRDDFFNECFNKMVNADGIILGSPVYSADISSKMKAFLERAGVIVATNSGMLKHKVGACVVAVRRGGGMTAVDALNHFLLNKEVLVVGSTYWNMVYGKDVGDVILDEEGIKNMRNLGENMAWLMKKIRNV, encoded by the coding sequence ATGAAAGTTATAGGCATAAACGGCAGTGCACGTAAAGATGGAAATACATCCATCCTTATTAAAACTGTATTCAAGGAATTAGAAAAGGAAGGAATTGAAACAGAATTAATAGAGCTATCAGGTAAAACAATAAAAGGTTGCATGGGGTGTTTTTGTTGTAAGGAGAAAAAACAATGCATAATAAGAGATGATTTTTTCAATGAATGTTTTAACAAGATGGTTAATGCAGATGGAATAATCCTTGGGTCACCAGTATATTCTGCTGATATATCATCTAAGATGAAAGCTTTTCTTGAACGCGCAGGTGTGATTGTTGCAACTAATTCAGGCATGTTAAAACATAAAGTTGGAGCTTGCGTTGTAGCTGTGCGTCGAGGTGGAGGAATGACAGCAGTTGATGCATTAAATCACTTCTTGCTAAATAAAGAAGTTCTTGTAGTTGGTTCAACGTATTGGAATATGGTTTATGGGAAAGATGTAGGGGATGTTATACTAGATGAAGAAGGAATAAAAAACATGAGAAATTTGGGAGAAAACATGGCTTGGTTAATGAAAAAAATAAGAAATGTTTAA
- a CDS encoding GntR family transcriptional regulator — protein MELNNTIATPLYKQLEKKLQQEIDSGKRPAGSRLPTENELSKAYNVSRVTVRKALAELSESGYLERKSGKGTFVAEKKLERGITNGVLGFSEMCKMMNAIPGAKIIKIALEEPSEKDIQKMSLNKDEKVLVLERVRYANGKPVLLELNKFPESFSFLFEENLTDASLYDILEQHNIILDHSRKTLDIVFADTKEAKTLGISRGYPLLRINSIIHNADNTITNLCQQLCIGDKFTFII, from the coding sequence ATGGAACTAAATAATACAATTGCTACACCTTTGTACAAACAATTAGAAAAAAAACTGCAGCAAGAAATAGATAGTGGTAAAAGACCTGCTGGAAGCCGTCTTCCAACAGAAAATGAATTGAGCAAGGCTTATAATGTAAGCCGTGTGACTGTCCGCAAAGCTCTTGCTGAACTATCCGAGTCAGGATATTTAGAGCGCAAATCAGGAAAAGGTACTTTTGTTGCTGAAAAAAAACTTGAGCGTGGCATAACAAACGGTGTTTTAGGTTTTTCTGAAATGTGTAAAATGATGAATGCAATTCCGGGTGCCAAAATTATAAAGATCGCCCTTGAAGAGCCATCAGAAAAGGATATACAGAAAATGTCACTTAATAAAGATGAAAAAGTTTTAGTATTAGAACGTGTACGTTATGCAAATGGCAAACCAGTATTGTTAGAATTAAATAAATTTCCTGAATCCTTTTCCTTTTTATTTGAAGAAAATTTAACTGATGCATCTCTGTATGATATTTTAGAACAACACAATATAATTTTAGATCATTCCCGAAAAACACTAGATATTGTATTTGCAGATACTAAAGAAGCTAAAACATTAGGAATTTCTAGGGGATACCCACTTTTAAGAATCAATAGTATCATACACAATGCAGACAACACTATTACTAACCTCTGTCAGCAACTTTGTATAGGAGATAAGTTTACATTTATAATTTAA
- a CDS encoding MerR family transcriptional regulator, giving the protein MKGGFSIKEVAKLTGLSEHTLRFYEKQQLIKNISRDENGYRIYSDFDIEWIHFLIKVKNTGMPLNELQKYSELMAQGNPTLPEREKMLLQHRKRVENEISDLEITLTKIDEKLDRYHHLMQELNLL; this is encoded by the coding sequence ATGAAAGGCGGATTCAGTATTAAAGAAGTTGCCAAATTAACTGGCCTAAGTGAGCATACATTACGTTTTTATGAAAAGCAGCAATTAATTAAAAATATTTCACGTGATGAAAATGGATATAGAATCTATTCGGATTTTGATATAGAATGGATACATTTTTTGATTAAAGTTAAAAATACAGGAATGCCTTTAAACGAATTACAAAAGTATTCAGAACTTATGGCACAAGGAAATCCAACCCTCCCAGAAAGAGAAAAAATGCTTTTACAACATAGAAAAAGAGTAGAAAATGAAATTTCCGATTTGGAAATCACCTTAACTAAAATTGATGAAAAATTAGATAGATATCATCATTTAATGCAAGAATTAAACTTACTATAG
- a CDS encoding MerR family transcriptional regulator, whose translation MKSYRPIELAKMFNLHSNTIRFYESIGYISKASRKPNGYREFTDKHILQLTICRHILGYRYTNRHIRDTGKLIIICSAESKLIEGKQYAQDYIKIIQNEIEIAEKTAQLLHKWAELKRDTDNSDSIEKFYTRNEVACLLGVTSEAVRNWERNDLIKSDKRGYRNAVLFNNIDLDRIRIIYMLRQTGYSMSAIHRCLMVYDKGQTELVVAALNKTDERELLSVGDCWLSELKKLESAAEEIPLIFDKLKES comes from the coding sequence ATGAAAAGTTATAGGCCAATAGAGTTAGCAAAAATGTTTAATCTTCATTCTAATACTATTAGATTTTATGAAAGTATTGGGTATATTTCAAAAGCCAGTCGTAAACCTAATGGTTATCGTGAATTTACAGATAAACATATTTTACAGTTAACAATATGTAGACATATCTTAGGATATAGATATACCAATCGTCATATAAGAGATACGGGAAAACTTATAATTATCTGTTCGGCAGAAAGTAAATTAATAGAAGGAAAACAATATGCACAGGATTATATTAAAATTATTCAAAATGAAATAGAGATAGCAGAAAAAACAGCTCAATTATTACATAAGTGGGCAGAATTAAAACGAGATACGGATAATAGTGATAGTATAGAAAAATTCTATACGCGTAACGAAGTAGCTTGTTTGCTGGGTGTTACTAGTGAAGCAGTTCGTAATTGGGAACGTAATGATTTAATAAAATCAGACAAAAGAGGTTACAGAAACGCAGTGCTTTTTAATAATATTGATTTAGATAGGATTAGGATAATTTATATGTTGCGACAGACAGGGTATAGTATGTCTGCAATTCATCGTTGTCTTATGGTTTATGATAAAGGACAAACAGAATTAGTAGTAGCTGCGCTTAATAAAACAGATGAGAGAGAACTATTATCTGTAGGTGATTGTTGGCTAAGTGAGCTAAAAAAATTAGAATCAGCTGCAGAAGAAATCCCGTTAATCTTTGATAAGTTAAAAGAATCATAA